One window of the Enterobacter huaxiensis genome contains the following:
- a CDS encoding VOC family protein codes for MSVTGIEKLEFGVEDLTHCAKFMRDFGLTGDASGQRFTTLSGARVELNPIDSPDLPPAFEAGNTLRRMTWAVASRSDLDALRPKLAQQPGFREVGDALECLDPNGMTLRVQVTQQTDVELNVEPINQWGDARRIDTPSPVYDRAQPINVGHVVFFVEELAAVEKFYREVLGFQVSDRYINRAVFLRCGARGGHHNLFLLQLPNRRRGLNHVAFTVRDIHEVIGGGIAMNKNDWSTFIGPGRHPVSSAYFWYVNSPTGGAFEYYTNDDYLTENWQPRELEHSLVSFTEWAVEGGIDHDTRRQQKKPEAV; via the coding sequence ATGAGTGTAACCGGAATTGAAAAGCTGGAATTTGGCGTAGAAGACCTGACGCACTGCGCCAAATTTATGCGTGATTTTGGCCTGACGGGCGATGCCAGCGGCCAGCGTTTTACCACCCTGAGCGGCGCGCGCGTGGAGCTTAACCCCATCGACAGCCCCGACCTGCCGCCGGCGTTTGAGGCGGGCAACACCCTGCGCCGCATGACCTGGGCGGTTGCCAGCCGGTCAGATTTGGACGCGCTGCGCCCGAAGCTGGCGCAGCAGCCCGGCTTTCGCGAGGTGGGCGACGCGCTGGAGTGCCTCGACCCGAACGGCATGACGCTGCGTGTTCAGGTGACCCAGCAGACCGACGTGGAGCTTAACGTCGAGCCGATTAACCAGTGGGGCGACGCCCGCCGGATCGACACCCCCAGCCCGGTTTACGATCGCGCCCAGCCGATCAACGTAGGGCACGTGGTGTTCTTCGTGGAGGAGCTGGCGGCGGTAGAAAAGTTCTACCGCGAGGTGCTCGGCTTCCAGGTTTCTGACCGCTACATCAACCGCGCCGTGTTCCTGCGCTGCGGCGCGCGCGGCGGCCATCACAACCTGTTCCTGCTGCAGCTGCCGAACCGCAGGCGCGGCCTGAACCACGTGGCCTTCACCGTGCGCGACATCCATGAGGTGATCGGCGGCGGCATCGCGATGAATAAAAATGACTGGAGCACCTTTATCGGGCCGGGCCGCCATCCGGTGTCGTCGGCGTACTTCTGGTACGTCAACAGCCCGACCGGCGGCGCGTTCGAGTATTACACCAACGACGACTACCTGACCGAGAACTGGCAGCCGCGCGAGCTGGAGCACTCGCTGGTCTCCTTTACCGAATGGGCGGTGGAAGGTGGGATTGACCACGACACGCGCCGCCAGCAGAAAAAGCCGGAGGCGGTATGA
- a CDS encoding IclR family transcriptional regulator produces MANDREVKYLVPGLERGLQLLLAFGEQHRELTFAELHRLVDMPKATAYRVVQTLEYMGFLERNARTNTFSLGMNVLRLGFEYIASLDVAQVGQPVIEQLRDLSQCSSHLAIRDGRDIIYIARVSAAGSRINQVSIGTRLPVHCTSLGRMLLTDISRAEFEQLFPHERLPGNAPGQLHDREALWQMVQQDKARGYVIGESFFRHGISSIVYPVYDRSGRVAAVVSILVPSEEIPQTDRERLQNEVRLAADKISGFLGYLSQAS; encoded by the coding sequence ATGGCAAACGATCGGGAAGTGAAGTATCTGGTGCCGGGGCTGGAGCGCGGTTTACAGCTGCTGTTGGCCTTTGGCGAGCAGCATCGCGAACTGACCTTTGCCGAGCTGCACCGGCTGGTGGATATGCCGAAGGCGACCGCCTACCGCGTAGTGCAGACGCTGGAATATATGGGGTTTCTGGAGCGTAACGCGCGCACCAACACCTTCTCGCTGGGCATGAACGTGCTGCGCCTGGGCTTTGAGTACATCGCCTCGCTTGACGTGGCGCAGGTTGGCCAGCCGGTCATCGAGCAGCTGCGCGACCTGAGCCAGTGCAGCAGCCACCTGGCGATCCGCGACGGGCGCGACATTATCTACATCGCCCGCGTCAGCGCCGCCGGATCGCGCATTAATCAGGTCAGCATCGGCACCCGCCTGCCGGTGCACTGCACCTCGCTGGGCCGTATGCTGCTGACCGATATTTCCCGCGCCGAGTTTGAACAGCTGTTCCCGCACGAGCGCCTGCCGGGCAACGCGCCGGGGCAGCTTCACGATCGCGAAGCCCTGTGGCAGATGGTGCAGCAGGACAAAGCCCGCGGGTACGTGATCGGCGAATCCTTCTTCCGCCACGGCATCTCCTCCATCGTCTACCCGGTGTATGACCGAAGCGGACGCGTGGCGGCGGTGGTCAGCATTCTGGTGCCGTCGGAGGAGATCCCGCAGACCGACCGCGAGCGCCTGCAAAACGAGGTTCGCCTCGCGGCGGATAAAATTTCTGGCTTCTTAGGGTATCTGTCACAGGCCAGTTAA
- a CDS encoding NAD(P)/FAD-dependent oxidoreductase — MTSRIVIIGGGQAGGWAAKTLRDEGFEGEICVVAEEAWDFYERPPLSKASLLEPDAALPRLFTDEAQRALNLTWRRPLRAEQIDREAKTVRLSNGERLSYNILLIATGGRARLPGEAWAAHPQVYTLRHWHDAQRLKARLAESQTLAIVGGGWIGLEIAASARRSGVTVTLFEQQPALCMRSVSGEVSQRLEALHREQGVDIRTGCGALELEDDNGLPVIHCDGQRETFDAVVVGIGVDLNLELARDAGLKTERGIVVDAQGRTSDPFIFAAGDVAQHHRYGLCIQSWAFAQNQAVATAKAMLNPDAPGYDDAPWLWSDQYQHNIQILGIPQPGSTTVAREDSLFFSLDESGRLTQLVAFDDARTVKLAKRWMAAGRDLSDVPLGDPTFSLMSLR; from the coding sequence ATGACGTCGCGCATTGTCATTATCGGCGGCGGCCAGGCGGGCGGCTGGGCGGCGAAAACCCTTCGCGACGAAGGCTTCGAGGGCGAGATTTGCGTGGTGGCAGAAGAGGCGTGGGATTTCTACGAGCGTCCTCCGCTTTCAAAAGCGTCTCTGCTGGAGCCGGACGCGGCGCTCCCGAGACTGTTTACCGACGAGGCGCAGCGGGCGCTGAACCTGACCTGGCGCCGTCCGCTGCGCGCGGAGCAGATCGACCGCGAGGCGAAAACGGTGCGTTTGAGCAACGGTGAACGCCTTAGTTACAACATCCTTTTGATCGCCACCGGAGGGCGGGCGCGCCTGCCGGGTGAGGCGTGGGCAGCGCATCCGCAGGTCTATACCCTGCGCCACTGGCATGACGCGCAGCGCCTTAAAGCGCGTCTCGCGGAAAGCCAAACTCTGGCGATTGTCGGCGGCGGCTGGATCGGCCTGGAGATTGCCGCGTCCGCGCGCAGGAGCGGCGTGACGGTCACCCTGTTCGAGCAGCAGCCCGCGCTGTGTATGCGCTCGGTAAGCGGCGAGGTGTCGCAGCGCTTAGAGGCACTCCATCGCGAGCAGGGCGTGGATATCCGTACCGGCTGCGGCGCGCTGGAGCTGGAGGACGATAACGGCCTGCCGGTTATCCACTGCGACGGCCAGCGTGAAACCTTTGATGCGGTGGTGGTGGGGATCGGCGTCGATCTCAACCTGGAGCTGGCCCGCGATGCGGGGCTGAAAACCGAGCGCGGGATCGTCGTGGATGCCCAGGGGCGAACGTCCGATCCGTTCATCTTTGCCGCGGGCGATGTGGCCCAGCACCATCGCTACGGCCTGTGCATTCAGTCGTGGGCGTTTGCCCAAAATCAGGCGGTGGCGACGGCGAAAGCGATGCTCAACCCCGATGCGCCGGGCTACGACGACGCGCCGTGGCTGTGGTCGGATCAATACCAGCACAACATTCAGATCCTGGGCATTCCGCAGCCGGGGAGCACAACGGTAGCGCGCGAAGATTCGCTGTTCTTCTCGCTGGACGAGAGTGGGCGGCTGACGCAGCTGGTGGCGTTCGACGATGCGCGCACCGTCAAGCTGGCGAAGCGCTGGATGGCGGCGGGGCGGGATCTGTCCGACGTGCCGCTCGGCGACCCGACCTTTTCACTGATGTCACTGCGATAG